The Haematobia irritans isolate KBUSLIRL chromosome 1, ASM5000362v1, whole genome shotgun sequence DNA segment cttaacatgggatcgggcagcactcagtgataagagagaagtttaccactgtggtatcacaatggactgaatagtctaagtgagcctgatacatcgggctgccacataacctaacctaaccctcaTACGAAAAATATGCTGGGAAATGAACAATTTCCTTTAAAACTTCCGTAGTTCGGAAAAATTACAGACAGTACTGATGCAAATAAAGATTCAATTCAGTCAAAACCGAATATCTTTTGACCATTTGATGGTACTGAAGGGAAACCCATGACCTTATAaagctataaataaaattttcacattctgGTTTTGCTATTCGGATTTTTGTTattaacatttatttaaaaaaataacaaaaaaaaatattgcacttTCTCACAATGTTGAGTTTGCGTTAATTATTACTCCATAGAAAGCACCCCATAGGTTACATTGAAATATCCATTAATCATACACGTTATTGGTCACACgtgtagatatgtatgtattcaCATTAACATATAGTGGAAAATACAATGTTGTGGCTTTTTAGGTATAATTAAATGGAATGGTCAGGAGTCTTTCCTTATCCAACGGAAAGCACCCAATACATAGGTATTAATATCTAATGAGCTATAACCAAAAATTtggataattttggaaaagtcaaaaatcaatttttcaaaatgtcgatTTCGATTTCATTTATTCCTACCAtagaccttccttggtctatgttcCTACTATTGAAAAGTCAAGTTTTCAGATGGAGTGATGTATGAACAAAGTAGTGTTGTCTTAGCATAAATTTCCTGATTAGTTCCAATGTCTCGTTATAGTCCCATAAGTACCATGTAGTCAGTAGTTCTACTGTCCGTAGTGGATTTTCAATGAcacgcatacacacaaaaaatttttttctgattcaatcaccaaattaattgatccaattaattttttaattgaaatgtcttcaatcacgaaaatgatagtatcaatcacagttttaattgggcatagaaaaaattcttaattaaaaaattaattgattttttcagcaaatttcaattaattttttaattgattcaattaaaaacttaattgatgttgattgcaaaactcaattaatttattaattaaaaaaggtaactatttttaattactttctgaattgacttagagtttttatttggattaacaaatgattgtttaaaatacatttttaattgaaaattaaaaaaaaaatcagcactttttttaactgaattagtcttccgaatttgattaaaaagttaattgtatcaattaattttttaattaaaaatttaaaatttttcaatcattggcttaattaacttaacgtttctatcatgattaaaaagttaattgtatcaattaatttattaattgaaaatattttcaacttcaattaactttttaattggaaatattttggtgatatttttttctgtgtatgttaaATGTCTATAGCTAAATACATTGTGTAGGGTATACTTTGTCAGTAGTACTGGTGACATGGTCAGTAGTGATTCACTACAGCTCACTATTGACATTTCTTACAGGgttgtaaattttaaaaatcttaacaattgaacattttcaagtaaaaaatgttttgctcTTGCTGTTAATATACAGATATTTGTACCACACCTtccattcaattaaaaacaacatcGAAAGTcagatacagtgaaacctcttaaacTTCGACACTCttaaaaccggacacctctcaaaaattGACTATTGTCGTAGGACAATTAACCTCCCATAACTGGACAGCTCCcaaatgtggataaaatttagacgaccGTAGATGTCCACTTGTGACATGTTTATCTGCATTCGAGTTTGGCCAACATCAAATGTCGATTAGTCGAATttgaaaattggcaaaattcgaATTCGCATTAACTAcagtttttgacaataattttttaaaattttcgacttttataTTCCTACTTCGTTCtactacagtgaaacctcttaaacttggacactcttaaaaccggacacctctcaaaaattGACAATTGTCGTAGGACAATTAACCTCCCATAACAGGAcagctcccaaatgtggacaaaatttagacgACCGTGGATGTCCACTTGTGAGATGTTTCTCTGCATTCGATTTTGGCCAACATCAAATGTCGATtagttgaatttgaaaattgccTAAATTCGACTTCGCATTatctaaattttttgacaagattttttttcaattttcgacTGTTGAATCCCTACTTCGTTCTACTACATTTTCGTGTATGGTAGGCTTGGCGAAGACGAATGCAAATTGCCTTCCTTATCGCTCTCGGGATGATCAAAAATTAGCAGTTGACAAACTTCGCGGGATTATCAAAAAATGATCtgttgacaaactttgctaCGTGTCCATGATCATGTTAATTGGAAGTAATGATTTCCAGCCCCAATTTCGTGATCTCTAAATTCGAATCTCCTAGCATTAACTGAGCATATTCGTACTTCGTATGAGTGATTAATATAAAGCATATTCGAGACAGGTTTGTACTGATTCCGCTATAGGGAATTGGTGCAACAACATACAGAGCAAAAACTTGTGGCGCTAAATATTATTGTGCAAAGTTATTCACAGCCCACAAAGTATAGACGCACCAACGACAAACGCTGGTAATTTTGGTCAAAGCAAGATCAGTAAATGCAGGCTTAATTCCTACTGCACAAGAAATGACAAGAGCATATCTTTTACAATCAAAGTAAACATGACTCATATTTCAGTCCAAAACTGTTTCGAACGGTTTGCTTGAACAGAAGTTTCCATAATGCAATCAAAATACAGCACATTTCTTAGTTAGATAATGgactttcttttgtattttcattttttctagGCGCGACCATTTGCATAAAATCCTTGGCATTTCTATACTAACACAAGCAGAAGGAAGTTTTCCGGAAGGATTATAATTTCAAGAAAGTTCTTATGAATTCCTTGTTGTCACATCTGCCTTCCACTCATTTCTCCATGATTTGCTGGATGATGCAGTCAATTTATTCTGCAACATTGGACAAGAACAAGAAGAATATAAACTGTGCACACATACTCAATAGTGTGCAGCAGAGTGAATCTGGCTCAAGGACattagaagaagaagaagaagaagaagagtgaacaacaacaacagcaacaaccacAAACATTAAGCTATGCCAACCACTATGAATTGCATAAAGGCAAGGATATGACACACGCtcgtacacacacacatacacaagaaAATAGATACCTACAACAACAATTACCCCACATGGAGTGTGGTGGGTGGTAGGTAGGTGCCATAATAAAGTCATAACAATAGGCATCATGGCAATGAAAGAAGACCTGCTTGCACTGGCCCCCATGTATTTTTTGATTGACCCTCTGATTTTCCTACCCTTGCCATGCCccacaaaaaacaattttatacacACTATTCAAGCAATGTTGTCTGTCTGAAAAAGGGTGGAGAATGTATGtaaatagaaaaaacaaaaaattaataaaacaacaTTGCCCATAATATGCTATACATGTATCGTGTACATATGTTCTCACTACTCACCTGCAGCAAAATGCAACGGCGTCGATTTACGTCCAGCTGTATCACGAGCATTCACTGTCTGTGTTGTTATCAGCTTCTTAACTTTGTTTAAATCGCCCGTTTTGCAGGCTTCAAATAACTCGCGCAATGGATCATTGACCATGACCGCATCCAGGTTAACATTAAGAACTCGACGGCTGGTCATGGTGGTGAGGCCACCACCATCAAATCCAACAGCAATGAAATATATTCCGTTTTCCAGCTATAGATTAGTTTCTTTTtctttaacacaaaaaaaaaacactcagaaaaaagtaaataatatcGCCCCAAAACCAACACACAAACACAACGTAAAGATTTTCACTTGATTAGATTTTCTCTCCTATAATTTTCTAGGCTCTAGcccttttttcatatgaaatttcCTTAGTTTTTCTTCCAAGGGCGTTTTCAAAGGGATACTTTGGGATTCCTTAAATTCTTCCTCAATATCCCACTATATGTCTACGTTGGGGGCTCACtttttgttgtatattttttcacTTGCTCTCAACTTCGATTTTGCACACAGAGTATTCCCGTTCAAAAAATTTAGTTGTAATTGGGTTTTATGGCTTTCTTTATTGGCCAATACATTGGATTTTGTGAACTTTAGTATTggctttaaatttgtatttatttttcattacatGTATTGCTATTTTCCACTGTATTGACTAAATAATTCCGCGAGCTGTGACCAATACCATTTTGCTAACGATATAAAGAGCAGTGATGAGATTTGTGAATTTTCATTTGTACCCAGGGATGATAAATATTAGTTTTGAAATTGTACGGTATCAGATTCGAAGAAATACTTTCTAAAGCCAAAGGTActtttttcacttttatttcTTGTTGCTTGTGAAAATCTCCGTCATGATAAAATGATTAACAAGTGCGCTTGCCATACAGATTGTAATGGTTTTACTGGGGATTTTCCTCAAACAATGACGTAATTCATAAACTGTTCAAATGAACCAACACGTCCCTCGAGCACAACGTTTGAAAATCGATATCTTAAAGACGGTTATGAAATGGAACTATGACTTAAgttaattcaaattcaaatgtaTTTATTTCCTTTATATTGTATATTCGAACCATAGACAACAATCCACATAGGTTTTAGActttcacaaataaaattttctatttgatttgAGAGCAATGTCCCTATTGTGTGTTAAggtgggatattaagttcgagtttagccgctaaaatcatcattttttcaagattacttttctttaataatccattttcaggaatataaactttgtgaaaatttgctttgggctattccccatcaagttataataaaatttgcaacaaatatgtataattttatgcattttttgctgattttgttttcactttagcgactaaaagtaatcgtgaaaataaactttatgaaaagttgctttgggctatttcccatcaagttataataaaatttgcatcaaagaggtaaaattttatacaattttaactgattcatttttaatttcagcaaaactcgaacttagtacccacctttagttttttattttttttattttgaacttattacccaccttaaactcgaacttaaggcctgttcgaaaccgaaactttttactatggtgAGATATCAATTTACTATGGTGAAAAACAATTTGGTGTATTCATTTCTTTAAAGcttagtactatgttcagttttcaagatggaaaccagcttgttttcacggttacttttttaaattaattaaactataaaaataaaatggttcacAATCAATTCTTTAGATCTTTTCCTTTCATTATTTCAcaagactttataaaaatataattgtcttcatatagatttttgtacttttaatttagtgttttggtgaaaaatacgaacatagtactcaccttaacaaataaaactactttttgtttgttttgatataATCAAAACATGCCAATCCTAGTGATGTAAATGTCAAGTATTTTCAAGTTTCAAATTTCTTACTAGCCCCCAGAGCTAGTGAAATTATACTCACCTCGATTTAcgtcaaatttttaccaatgctagtaaaaaggtTTCGACCAGGCCCTTATTACCCATTTTAAGGGTACACATTTTAATTTATGAGAATGAAAAAGTTACCAAATTTAGTAACAAAAAGGTACAAAAGTTttaactttatcaaccctgttCGTACCAGTTTTCGTGGAGTACCAAACAATAATTAACTGAACGTAAGGCAACTAACTAAATCAGAACGTATATACATGCGTACCTATGATGACTATCGTcgcaacacaaacgtttgaaaatgcTAAAATTCAACACTTTTTCTAACATCTTTTCGAACGATTagtgtaatattcaagttgagaaatggtTGAGCAAATCGCTATCTCaacaaaaacagacattaccctcaacagtagatTTCAACACATTGGTAATAATATATCagttgtaatgcgctttacagactatcagttattccggacgacagttctcgtgtcgaacatatcccatatattgtgcacattataagttaagtccgaaggcataatcggtactgctgcatgtttatgggatcgataacacatttaccgattatttagtcatcgccgacaagtcgtatcgatccgacacactgtaagattctttacaaacaccgacattccgtccggaataactcatagtatgtaaagcgcataagcctCAAATTCAACGCTAGTCGATTTTCAAACAGTTTTCGATATGAGACAACTTAAATTCAATGTTCGTGAGAAAAGTTTGTATACATGCTAACACCACTTCtaactgaaaatattatttttgtatggaaatcgcgatttatatcaattcagtaaatcgtgaacaaaatcaaaagttttgCACCAATTGTATTTCATTACAAGCCTATTTTATGCGAAATATATTTATCAAACTGTTTCTAAACCAAAACTGTGATTTttgtcccatttttattttttttaggaattttaaaagaacaaaattctttttaattttattttttttttaacttgaacGCTATCTCAAAAACTACTTGGAAACCCGTTCtcttattttcttctatttacTGTTTCTTGATTGTCGTCTCACCGATTCCTGTAATCTGATCGGTTCAATTGTTCCTCTCACCGGATTACATTTTATGTTCCTGTTTGTGACTATCCCTTTATTATGCCAACGTACACcagcgattgttgtagtgtcacttaaTAGTCTATGGTAGCGATAGAGATAAAATCGAACTTAGAAATGCCAGCAGGACACGAAATTTCGAacgacatattttttttgtttccattcATGCACAGTCACGAGagtttctttgaaatttgtttATGAAGAACGTTTTTCACGCTCATTGTTCCCAGTATTGGGCATTCCAaagtggatatatttttttgtggaaggggactgaaaaaaaacaaaattttggttatcTTTTTTGCTCACGATGCAATTTATAGCGACTTGAAATATGTCGTACACAAAATGACGACGAATCCTGTTTTTTAACTTGTagttcacacaatttttttttctgattcaatcacgaaattaattgatccaattaattttttaattgaaatgtcttcaatcacaaatgatagtatcaattaaaaaattaattgaaggtcaattaaaaaattaattgaaggtcaattaaaaaattaattgatccaattaaaaaattaattgatactattaatttttgtgattgatttttgtttcaattaaaaaatttgttgattcaattaaatttttaattgaatattttttaaaactcaattaaaattttaattggaaaatttttcgtgaaatttttttctgtgttgcgGAACATGCACACTATACtggtgttttgtttgttatcagCAACCAGCTGGCAACGTGTGCTATGGtctgcaagattttactgggcaataaatctctagcaaaaacttgcaatttctctatctgatggctgtcaaatgtagtctcttttgctggctttttggtaaaaagtaaaaatttgtggtagttatcaaaaattatcagattctcgaacggagctaataATTGTTTGCTGATACtgcttcagttgaaatttttttttccatttggaaTTCTTTAGGGTACTTGATAATTTATCATGTTCAACTCACTTTAATATGCATCCATGTGAGTGATTTTACGTTATTGGGCTAtcgacattgtttatatataaaaagtGCATGGagcttttttttacttttttgaataGTTTGCAACTTGAGGTGGATGCGAATTGAATGGATTTATCAACAATATATGCCCACCACTTCAGATAAAAGCCGGAAACACTTGTagttcattaaaaatattataaaaagaaCAACGACTACGTAACTGACTAACAGAAGTATCGAAGTAAAAAAGTTACGCGTACTAAAACTTATCGCAAGCAAATGGAGTAAAATGTTTAAACTAATTGTAATATTATTTGTCCTGGGGTATATTTTGAATATAACAAAAGGATGTCAGCCTGCAAAAGAAGACAATAAATTTCCAAATAGTAATATATATgtcaaactgaaaaaaaaattcatcgaaGTTACATTATGAAATACTTAAAGGTGATTACGTATGCGAATTAAAATTCGATATTGCAATACACTTAATTTCCCTATTGAAATTCCACTAAAAATTGTGgactatttctttttttaattaacgcaAAGTGTTAAAATGTAGTGTTTAACGCCACCGAAAACTTCTATAGCTTCTATAACAATAGCAATTCATTTCTTGTGGGAAGGTATTTTTTGCAAGGGGCATACCGGCTTAAAAACGAGGTTTCAACGTCATATCTATTGTAATGTTAAAATCGTTAGTTTATCCTTCGattaaccctgccaacattttttgaatttcacggcgcttttgagaatccccaccacatcGAAAACAGTCGTGTACGATTCCGAAACTAGTCGCAAAAGtgacgtcactattgagaattcgtaccacgccaagttactacaaaaaagtgcaattattaggtgcctttttagataaatttagaacgacggcaataagagccccttcaaactgtTAGacgaagtgcattttaagatagttgtaaaagaataagATTGTTTAGATAgttattaatttgaataaaaatttatacaatatatatagttataacatttatacgaataaaaacaCATTGAACAAAGGAATTATGTTGATTTATAAGATGCAATTCTGCTATTGTCGGCTGATGCGtcttacagactataagtttttccggacggaatgtctgtgtttgtaaagaatcttacagtgtgtccaatcgatacgacaattcgttgatgactaaataatcggtaaatgtgttatcgatcccataaacatgcagcagtatcgattatgcattcagacttaacttataatgtggccaatatttGGGAtatgttatgcgctttacagactatcagttattccggacggaatgccggtgtttgtaaagaatcttatagtgtgtcggatcgatacgacttgtcggcgatgactaaataatcggtaaatgtgttatcgatcccataaacatgcagcagtatcgattatgccgtcggacttaacttataatttgcacaatatatgggatatgttcgacacgagcactgtcgtccggaataactgatagtctgtaaagcgcattagacaCGACCACGGtcctccggataaacttataatctGTAAGACGCATTACCCcattctagaatattttgttgtgtAAGATACACAACTGTATATAACCTGGAATTTTCATAGTGAAATCTTAGTGATTCACGAGAGTTTTAGTGGTTGGTATATATAGTTCTTTTTACTTATTTGATATTTTAAACTGTATTTTTCAGGTTCCACGAGTTTGCAAATGGTTACATTCGACAACTTCTACACAAACAATGGTCTGAAGCTAACTTCCCGAGGAACATTATCCGTTTCAGATGGATCAAACAATATCGAATTTGATCTCGTACTATCAACTAGTTCGGTTACACATGTTCGTGTTATTCGCTCAAACGTAACAAACAATACACAACCAATGGATTGCATAGATTTGAATATGTCCAACACTCATTGGTACGGAGGACCCGAGAATCGTTTTCAATATTGGCCAATCGAGCGATTGACTTTTAGTAATTTTTCATATCTCACTAAGGAACAAAATAACACTGGTCTGGCTGAACGTTATTGGCTTAACTCAAGGGGAGTTTTTTTCTACGTCGAACCAGAGACTCCACTCTTCGTTACCCAAAATTCGAAGGGTTACGAAAATAAGCTATGTTTTGCTGCACGAAATATTTTACCATATAACCAACGTGTCAATCCAAGAACCTTCGTATATCATATAGGCGTAGCGAATAATGCCAAAACAGCGCATATGCATGCAGTCGATACTTTACTCCACCACCCTGAAAGTTATCCCGATGAACGTATGGTTAAATATCCCATTTGGTCGACATGGGCCCTTTATAAAACTGAGATTAACGAAGATATTGTTAGAGAGTTCGCCAATGCCATAACAACCAATGGTTTTGAAAATAGCCAGTTGGAAATTGATGACGATTGGGAGGATTGTTATGGGGCACTGACATTCCGCAAATCGAAGTTCGCATCGATTAAGACACTCACCAATGAACTTAAAAGCAAAGGATTTCGGGTTACCCTTTGGATACAtccatttattaataaaaattgtgaacCCTATTATAGTGAGGCGCTATCTAAAGGGTAAGCACGTTAAATCAAAAAGAGATCAATACCAGGGTACATCTATTAGTTAGGTGTAGTGACAATCCGTTATATCATGCTACCTTTGATTATACAGTCAATTATGATACAACAGTGATGAAATTCTCTCTAATAATTGAGTTCAGCCCGATTCCATGAGGTAGCACAATGACATGGtagtcctttttatagccgagtccgaattgaCCGTAATAATAATattcttgtgttttttttttttgttttttgcaaactacattatatacaaaatagttaattatttaaTGAATCATTGAATACAtagtatatagaaaatattttcaaacagaacgttcaattatttttttttttgttttttgcaaatacattttatctaattaaagtattaattgggatgattaatattttaattgaactttTACTTTTAATCCTTTTCGCAACTTACTTTTTAGTTCGATTTACAATTAATTgtataatataattattaattgacaacatttattaTAATCTACATTAAGAAAGATGTACGCCAATATTCAACACATCAGGTGTGTTTGAAAAAATGTCGACAGCTACTGATGATTTGTTTTTAGGTATCTTGTTTTAGATCACAATAACAATTCTGATACTCAATGGTGGAACAGTAAAGTTGGTGAGGCTGCTTATATAGACT contains these protein-coding regions:
- the tobi gene encoding LOW QUALITY PROTEIN: target of brain insulin (The sequence of the model RefSeq protein was modified relative to this genomic sequence to represent the inferred CDS: deleted 1 base in 1 codon; substituted 1 base at 1 genomic stop codon): MFKLIVILFVLGYILNITKGCQPAKEDNKFPNSNIYVKLKKNSSKLHYEILKGSTSLQMVTFDNFYTNNGLKLTSRGTLSVSDGSNNIEFDLVLSTSSVTHVRVIRSNVTNNTQPMDCIDLNMSNTHWYGGPENRFQYWPIERLTFSNFSYLTKEQNNTGLAERYWLNSRGVFFYVEPETPLFVTQNSKGYENKLCFAARNILPYNQRVNPRTFVYHIGVANNAKTAHMHAVDTLLHHPESYPDERMVKYPIWSTWALYKTEINEDIVREFANAITTNGFENSQLEIDDDWEDCYGALTFRKSKFASIKTLTNELKSKGFRVTLWIHPFINKNCEPYYSEALSKGYLVLDHNNNSDTQWWNSKVGEAAYIDFTKVEVQEWFKKRLQRLQTEDGIDSFKFDAGETSWVPIDPVLSGNIXTSPHQITEHYVRTVGSLGSMVEVRSGQGTQDVPIFVRMIDKDSEWGWNNGLLTLITTLLQMNLNGYPYVLPDMIGGNGYDNRTPSKELFIRWLQANVFMPSLQFSYVPWHYDDETIQISKKFTKLHAEYTPMIMERFKLAASSGEPVNPPLWWVDPDDRVAQGIFDQFLLGESIIAAPIIKEGERERDIYLPKGSWQDGNTKDIYNGPIWIMDYSAPLDTLPYFEKIEK